One window of Chloroflexus aggregans DSM 9485 genomic DNA carries:
- a CDS encoding DUF4342 domain-containing protein — MNIAIELVQSWRLHARIRELINEPGVQQLIIRNENGDDLIEIKVPAMLEGSTIRPMLAAVKAIADELPRVTIAVVRNPELARAVGETDEEFDRAIDVVEPVFERY; from the coding sequence ATGAACATCGCAATCGAACTTGTTCAGAGCTGGCGCTTGCACGCTCGTATTCGTGAGCTTATCAATGAGCCGGGTGTGCAGCAGTTGATTATTCGGAATGAGAACGGCGACGATCTGATCGAGATAAAGGTCCCGGCGATGCTGGAAGGATCCACCATTCGTCCGATGTTGGCAGCCGTGAAGGCAATCGCTGATGAGTTGCCGCGGGTGACAATCGCAGTTGTCCGCAACCCTGAGCTTGCCCGCGCGGTGGGCGAAACCGATGAGGAGTTTGATCGAGCGATTGATGTGGTCGAGCCGGTGTTTGAGCGGTATTAG